A window of the Vigna angularis cultivar LongXiaoDou No.4 chromosome 3, ASM1680809v1, whole genome shotgun sequence genome harbors these coding sequences:
- the LOC108324305 gene encoding uncharacterized protein LOC108324305 has protein sequence MGVGISFLIAVKATTLFLFFVYLKNLGFTLFSLPFLYASLISFLVSIASHPSIDLPMLLGKTTDGAFPLFSLIFFGPYIYFVRVFSKLRRLRSGEPPYTQVHDYLYVGGWPSLPHMLPPGDPAIIDCTCEFPRVKDFTAGLPYRCIPTWDTRSPQPADIESAIKWASRQRDLNRPIFVHCAYGHGRSVAVMCALLVALGITEDWKTAEKLIKQKRPYIRMNALHRKALEEWSRHRLSAPKK, from the exons ATGGGGGTGGGAATATCATTTCTCATAGCGGTGAAAGCAACAACGCTTTTTCTATTCTTCGTTTACCTGAAGAACCTCGGTTTCACTCTCTTCTCCCTCCCTTTTCTCTACGCTTCGCTCATCTCATTCTTGGTCTCAATCGCCTCTCACCCTTCCATCGACCTTCCCATGCTTCTGGGAAAAACCACCGATGGAGCTTTCCCACTTTTTTCACTGATATTTTTCGGCCCTTACATCTACTTCGTTCGCGTTTTCTCCAAGCTCCGAAGACTCCGAAGCGGAGAACCTCCTTACACACAGGTTCACGACTATCTCTATGTCGGTGGCTGGCCATCCTTGCCTCACATGCTGCCACCTGGCGACCCTGCCATTATTGATTGCACGTGCGAGTTCCCGCGTGTCAAGGACTTCACTGCGGGCTTGCCCTACCGCTGCATTCCGACGTGGGACACGAGGTCGCCTCAACCTGCTGATATCGAATCCGCAATTAAGTGGGCCTCTCGACAGAGAGACCTCAACAGGCCCATTTTCGTTCACTGTGCTTATG GTCATGGAAGAAGTGTAGCAGTTATGTGTGCACTGTTAGTAGCACTAGGCATCACCGAGGATTGGAAGACTGCTGAGAAGCTGATCAAGCAAAAACGACCTTACATTCGAATGAATGCTCTCCATCGCAAGGCCCTTGAAGAATGGTCCAGACACCGATTGTCTGCGCCGAAGAAGTAG